A stretch of Triticum aestivum cultivar Chinese Spring chromosome 1D, IWGSC CS RefSeq v2.1, whole genome shotgun sequence DNA encodes these proteins:
- the LOC123179863 gene encoding LEAF RUST 10 DISEASE-RESISTANCEUS RECEPTOR-LIKE PROTEIN KINASE-like 2.4 isoform X1, producing the protein MGNPGAFHHSITLQSFTVFFLLAVFVADYHVQGGDDGCSLFSCGHLRDISYPFRRRGDPHECGVEEYELGCTSSKATIHINTGTYYVTAINYTGSYFWVMDTNFNTSSSCPLPLWNHIPYFGYYGDTDSVSPPGFRYLLTQSSYEACFCNCSRAVTDNSRYKPVACLSANNSYVYVWVSGSCVVEDLEPYCGYLAKIPFGDEYSSYWRQLQNASYAEITQHISKGFTVQFPVPVYLEPSASEQLRKNINLCLNNSISYFKEQISGTSIINWTHAIFWSEVHFLECVTQDGNDHIHTAKLVLIVATIVSAIAIPKFFFVLCRFLLAPLAVWIFLAYKYMKTRIIIDAVEKFLRIQQMIGPARYSYTDIVAVTSHFRDKLGQGGYGTVYKGVLLPGDVHVAVKMLEGNSNCNGEDFISEVSTIGRIHHVNVVRLVGFCSEEMRRALVYEYMPNGSLDKYIFSAEKSFSWDKLNEIARGIARGINYLHQGCDMQILHFDIKPHNILLDSNFIPKVADFGLAKLYPRGDSFVPLSAMRGTIGYIAPEMISRSFGVISSKSDVYSFGMLLLEMAGGRRNADPNMGSSSQAYYPSWVYDQLTQEEAGEISPVAANMHELEKKLCVVALWCIQMRSRDRPTMSEVIEILEAGFDGLQMPSRPFFCDEGHNHVEDSYLFSSELTAVSEEELSVVSEEDDV; encoded by the exons ATGGGGAACCCTGGTGCATTTCATCATTCTATTACCCTACAATCCTTCACTGTCTTCTTCCTTCTTGCTGTTTTTGTAGCAGATTATCATGTCCAGGGAGGAGATGATGGATGCTCACTGTTCTCCTGTGGACATCTCCGAGACATATCATATCCTTTCCGTCGGCGAGGTGATCCTCATGAGTGTGGTGTTGAAGAATACGAGCTGGGTTGCACCAGTAGCAAGGCTACAATTCACATCAACACGGGAACATACTATGTGACTGCCATCAACTACACTGGTTCCTACTTCTGGGTCATGGATACCAACTTCAATACCAGTAGCAGCTGCCCTCTTCCATTGTGGAATCACATTCCTTACTTTGGATATTACGGCGACACTGATTCAGTTTCACCACCTGGCTTTCGTTATTTGCTCACTCAAAGTTCCTACGAAGCATGTTTTTGTAATTGTTCACGAGCAGTAACAGATAATAGTAGATACAAGCCCGTTGCTTGCCTGAGTGCCAACAATTCATATGTTTATGTCTGGGTGTCTGGTTCATGTGTGGTTGAAGATCTTGAACCTTATTGTGGATACCTGGCCAAGATTCCATTTGGGGATGAGTACTCTTCTTATTGGCGACAGCTACAGAATGCAAGTTATGCAGAAATCACACAGCACATTTCTAAGGGGTTTACTGTCCAGTTTCCTGTCCCGGTTTACTTGGAACCTTCTGCATCTGAGCAGTTAAGAAAGAACATCAACTTATGCCTCAACAATTCAATCAG CTACTTCAAGGAGCAAATATCTGGCACAAGCATTATTAATTGGACTCATGCTATTTTCTGGAGTGAGGTGCACTTCTTAGAATGCGTGACTCAGGATGGTAACGATCACATCCACACAGCAAAGTTGGTTTTGATTGTTGCAACCATAGTATCTGCTATTGCTATCCCCAAGTTCTTTTTTG TACTGTGCAGGTTCTTGTTGGCACCCCTGGCTGTATGGATATTCCTAGCCTACAAGTACATGAAAACAAGGATCATAATTGATGCAGTTGAGAAGTTCCTCAGGATTCAACAAATGATTGGCCCGGCGAGGTACTCCTACACAGATATAGTTGCAGTCACAAGCCATTTCAGAGATAAATTGGGCCAAGGGGGCTATGGTACCGTGTACAAGGGCGTGCTACTCCCAGGCGATGTCCATGTCGCCGTGAAGATGCTAGAGGGCAACTCCAACTGCAATGGAGAAGATTTCATCAGCGAGGTCTCCACCATCGGCAGGATCCACCATGTCAACGTGGTGCGTTTGGTGGGGTTCTGCTCGGAGGAAATGCGAAGGGCCTTAGTCTACGAGTACATGCCCAATGGCTCTCTAGACAAGTACATCTTCTCTGCTGAGAAGAGCTTCTCATGGGACAAGCTCAACGAGATCGCTCGGGGCATTGCCAGGGGGATCAACTACTTACATCAGGGGTGCGACATGCAGATTCTACACTTTGACATCAAGCCGCACAACATCCTTCTCGACAGCAATTTCATCCCAAAGGTCGCCGATTTCGGGCTCGCCAAGCTGTATCCGAGGGGTGACAGTTTCGTGCCACTAAGTGCCATGCGGGGAACCATCGGCTACATAGCCCCCGAGATGATATCCCGGAGCTTCGGCGTCATATCCAGCAAGTCCGACGTGTATAGCTTCGGGATGCTGCTGCTGGAGATGGCCGGCGGGAGAAGGAACGCTGATCCAAACATGGGGTCCTCAAGCCAGGCGTACTACCCGTCATGGGTGTATGACCAGCTGACTCAAGAAGAAGCGGGCGAGATATCTCCAGTTGCTGCCAACATGCACGAGCTGGAGAAGAAGCTGTGCGTTGTCGCATTATGGTGTATTCAGATGAGGTCTCGTGATCGGCCGACGATGAGCGAGGTCATTGAGATCCTGGAGGCTGGGTTTGATGGCCTACAGATGCCTTCGAGGCCGTTTTTCTGCGACGAAGGGCACAACCATGTGGAGGACTCTTACCTTTTCAGTTCCGAGCTGACGGCGGTCTCGGAGGAGGAACTGTCTGTGGTGTCCGAGGAAGACGATGTGTGA
- the LOC123179863 gene encoding rust resistance kinase Lr10-like isoform X3: protein MDTNFNTSSSCPLPLWNHIPYFGYYGDTDSVSPPGFRYLLTQSSYEACFCNCSRAVTDNSRYKPVACLSANNSYVYVWVSGSCVVEDLEPYCGYLAKIPFGDEYSSYWRQLQNASYAEITQHISKGFTVQFPVPVYLEPSASEQLRKNINLCLNNSISYFKEQISGTSIINWTHAIFWSEVHFLECVTQDGNDHIHTAKLVLIVATIVSAIAIPKFFFVLCRFLLAPLAVWIFLAYKYMKTRIIIDAVEKFLRIQQMIGPARYSYTDIVAVTSHFRDKLGQGGYGTVYKGVLLPGDVHVAVKMLEGNSNCNGEDFISEVSTIGRIHHVNVVRLVGFCSEEMRRALVYEYMPNGSLDKYIFSAEKSFSWDKLNEIARGIARGINYLHQGCDMQILHFDIKPHNILLDSNFIPKVADFGLAKLYPRGDSFVPLSAMRGTIGYIAPEMISRSFGVISSKSDVYSFGMLLLEMAGGRRNADPNMGSSSQAYYPSWVYDQLTQEEAGEISPVAANMHELEKKLCVVALWCIQMRSRDRPTMSEVIEILEAGFDGLQMPSRPFFCDEGHNHVEDSYLFSSELTAVSEEELSVVSEEDDV from the exons ATGGATACCAACTTCAATACCAGTAGCAGCTGCCCTCTTCCATTGTGGAATCACATTCCTTACTTTGGATATTACGGCGACACTGATTCAGTTTCACCACCTGGCTTTCGTTATTTGCTCACTCAAAGTTCCTACGAAGCATGTTTTTGTAATTGTTCACGAGCAGTAACAGATAATAGTAGATACAAGCCCGTTGCTTGCCTGAGTGCCAACAATTCATATGTTTATGTCTGGGTGTCTGGTTCATGTGTGGTTGAAGATCTTGAACCTTATTGTGGATACCTGGCCAAGATTCCATTTGGGGATGAGTACTCTTCTTATTGGCGACAGCTACAGAATGCAAGTTATGCAGAAATCACACAGCACATTTCTAAGGGGTTTACTGTCCAGTTTCCTGTCCCGGTTTACTTGGAACCTTCTGCATCTGAGCAGTTAAGAAAGAACATCAACTTATGCCTCAACAATTCAATCAG CTACTTCAAGGAGCAAATATCTGGCACAAGCATTATTAATTGGACTCATGCTATTTTCTGGAGTGAGGTGCACTTCTTAGAATGCGTGACTCAGGATGGTAACGATCACATCCACACAGCAAAGTTGGTTTTGATTGTTGCAACCATAGTATCTGCTATTGCTATCCCCAAGTTCTTTTTTG TACTGTGCAGGTTCTTGTTGGCACCCCTGGCTGTATGGATATTCCTAGCCTACAAGTACATGAAAACAAGGATCATAATTGATGCAGTTGAGAAGTTCCTCAGGATTCAACAAATGATTGGCCCGGCGAGGTACTCCTACACAGATATAGTTGCAGTCACAAGCCATTTCAGAGATAAATTGGGCCAAGGGGGCTATGGTACCGTGTACAAGGGCGTGCTACTCCCAGGCGATGTCCATGTCGCCGTGAAGATGCTAGAGGGCAACTCCAACTGCAATGGAGAAGATTTCATCAGCGAGGTCTCCACCATCGGCAGGATCCACCATGTCAACGTGGTGCGTTTGGTGGGGTTCTGCTCGGAGGAAATGCGAAGGGCCTTAGTCTACGAGTACATGCCCAATGGCTCTCTAGACAAGTACATCTTCTCTGCTGAGAAGAGCTTCTCATGGGACAAGCTCAACGAGATCGCTCGGGGCATTGCCAGGGGGATCAACTACTTACATCAGGGGTGCGACATGCAGATTCTACACTTTGACATCAAGCCGCACAACATCCTTCTCGACAGCAATTTCATCCCAAAGGTCGCCGATTTCGGGCTCGCCAAGCTGTATCCGAGGGGTGACAGTTTCGTGCCACTAAGTGCCATGCGGGGAACCATCGGCTACATAGCCCCCGAGATGATATCCCGGAGCTTCGGCGTCATATCCAGCAAGTCCGACGTGTATAGCTTCGGGATGCTGCTGCTGGAGATGGCCGGCGGGAGAAGGAACGCTGATCCAAACATGGGGTCCTCAAGCCAGGCGTACTACCCGTCATGGGTGTATGACCAGCTGACTCAAGAAGAAGCGGGCGAGATATCTCCAGTTGCTGCCAACATGCACGAGCTGGAGAAGAAGCTGTGCGTTGTCGCATTATGGTGTATTCAGATGAGGTCTCGTGATCGGCCGACGATGAGCGAGGTCATTGAGATCCTGGAGGCTGGGTTTGATGGCCTACAGATGCCTTCGAGGCCGTTTTTCTGCGACGAAGGGCACAACCATGTGGAGGACTCTTACCTTTTCAGTTCCGAGCTGACGGCGGTCTCGGAGGAGGAACTGTCTGTGGTGTCCGAGGAAGACGATGTGTGA
- the LOC123179863 gene encoding rust resistance kinase Lr10-like isoform X2 — protein sequence MGNPGAFHHSITLQSFTVFFLLAVFVADYHVQGGDDGCSLFSCGHLRDISYPFRRRGDPHECGVEEYELGCTSSKATIHINTGTYYVTAINYTGSYFWVMDTNFNTSSSCPLPLWNHIPYFGYYGDTDSVSPPGFRYLLTQSSYEACFCNCSRAVTDNSRYKPVACLSANNSYVYVWVSGSCVVEDLEPYCGYLAKIPFGDEYSSYWRQLQNASYAEITQHISKGFTVQFPVPVYLEPSASEQLRKNINLCLNNSISYFKEQISGTSIINWTHAIFWSEVHFLECVTQDVLCRFLLAPLAVWIFLAYKYMKTRIIIDAVEKFLRIQQMIGPARYSYTDIVAVTSHFRDKLGQGGYGTVYKGVLLPGDVHVAVKMLEGNSNCNGEDFISEVSTIGRIHHVNVVRLVGFCSEEMRRALVYEYMPNGSLDKYIFSAEKSFSWDKLNEIARGIARGINYLHQGCDMQILHFDIKPHNILLDSNFIPKVADFGLAKLYPRGDSFVPLSAMRGTIGYIAPEMISRSFGVISSKSDVYSFGMLLLEMAGGRRNADPNMGSSSQAYYPSWVYDQLTQEEAGEISPVAANMHELEKKLCVVALWCIQMRSRDRPTMSEVIEILEAGFDGLQMPSRPFFCDEGHNHVEDSYLFSSELTAVSEEELSVVSEEDDV from the exons ATGGGGAACCCTGGTGCATTTCATCATTCTATTACCCTACAATCCTTCACTGTCTTCTTCCTTCTTGCTGTTTTTGTAGCAGATTATCATGTCCAGGGAGGAGATGATGGATGCTCACTGTTCTCCTGTGGACATCTCCGAGACATATCATATCCTTTCCGTCGGCGAGGTGATCCTCATGAGTGTGGTGTTGAAGAATACGAGCTGGGTTGCACCAGTAGCAAGGCTACAATTCACATCAACACGGGAACATACTATGTGACTGCCATCAACTACACTGGTTCCTACTTCTGGGTCATGGATACCAACTTCAATACCAGTAGCAGCTGCCCTCTTCCATTGTGGAATCACATTCCTTACTTTGGATATTACGGCGACACTGATTCAGTTTCACCACCTGGCTTTCGTTATTTGCTCACTCAAAGTTCCTACGAAGCATGTTTTTGTAATTGTTCACGAGCAGTAACAGATAATAGTAGATACAAGCCCGTTGCTTGCCTGAGTGCCAACAATTCATATGTTTATGTCTGGGTGTCTGGTTCATGTGTGGTTGAAGATCTTGAACCTTATTGTGGATACCTGGCCAAGATTCCATTTGGGGATGAGTACTCTTCTTATTGGCGACAGCTACAGAATGCAAGTTATGCAGAAATCACACAGCACATTTCTAAGGGGTTTACTGTCCAGTTTCCTGTCCCGGTTTACTTGGAACCTTCTGCATCTGAGCAGTTAAGAAAGAACATCAACTTATGCCTCAACAATTCAATCAG CTACTTCAAGGAGCAAATATCTGGCACAAGCATTATTAATTGGACTCATGCTATTTTCTGGAGTGAGGTGCACTTCTTAGAATGCGTGACTCAGGATG TACTGTGCAGGTTCTTGTTGGCACCCCTGGCTGTATGGATATTCCTAGCCTACAAGTACATGAAAACAAGGATCATAATTGATGCAGTTGAGAAGTTCCTCAGGATTCAACAAATGATTGGCCCGGCGAGGTACTCCTACACAGATATAGTTGCAGTCACAAGCCATTTCAGAGATAAATTGGGCCAAGGGGGCTATGGTACCGTGTACAAGGGCGTGCTACTCCCAGGCGATGTCCATGTCGCCGTGAAGATGCTAGAGGGCAACTCCAACTGCAATGGAGAAGATTTCATCAGCGAGGTCTCCACCATCGGCAGGATCCACCATGTCAACGTGGTGCGTTTGGTGGGGTTCTGCTCGGAGGAAATGCGAAGGGCCTTAGTCTACGAGTACATGCCCAATGGCTCTCTAGACAAGTACATCTTCTCTGCTGAGAAGAGCTTCTCATGGGACAAGCTCAACGAGATCGCTCGGGGCATTGCCAGGGGGATCAACTACTTACATCAGGGGTGCGACATGCAGATTCTACACTTTGACATCAAGCCGCACAACATCCTTCTCGACAGCAATTTCATCCCAAAGGTCGCCGATTTCGGGCTCGCCAAGCTGTATCCGAGGGGTGACAGTTTCGTGCCACTAAGTGCCATGCGGGGAACCATCGGCTACATAGCCCCCGAGATGATATCCCGGAGCTTCGGCGTCATATCCAGCAAGTCCGACGTGTATAGCTTCGGGATGCTGCTGCTGGAGATGGCCGGCGGGAGAAGGAACGCTGATCCAAACATGGGGTCCTCAAGCCAGGCGTACTACCCGTCATGGGTGTATGACCAGCTGACTCAAGAAGAAGCGGGCGAGATATCTCCAGTTGCTGCCAACATGCACGAGCTGGAGAAGAAGCTGTGCGTTGTCGCATTATGGTGTATTCAGATGAGGTCTCGTGATCGGCCGACGATGAGCGAGGTCATTGAGATCCTGGAGGCTGGGTTTGATGGCCTACAGATGCCTTCGAGGCCGTTTTTCTGCGACGAAGGGCACAACCATGTGGAGGACTCTTACCTTTTCAGTTCCGAGCTGACGGCGGTCTCGGAGGAGGAACTGTCTGTGGTGTCCGAGGAAGACGATGTGTGA
- the LOC123179866 gene encoding protein trichome birefringence-like 8 yields MRARDVPVPSVLLILLALSVVVTQAPFFRARRLISDDGGGRATACTKDAASCDCDYSDGKWVRSRSTDAMPYGEDCPFLDPGFRCVQNGRNDSSFRHWRWQPRRGSCHLPKFNATDMLERSRNGRIVFVGDSIGRNQWESMLCMLAAAVPAGSRIYEQFGKPLSRHKGYLSMVFADYNLSVEYYRAPMLVMVDRLPPASDGAIKRAIRLDALPRHAARWAGADVLILNTGHWWNLHKTIKSGNYFTVGDRFNMTTDIKEAFRRSLQTVKDWALTNPRLSKSSYIFFRSYSPSHYDNGTWDTGGSCADQWDPLTMITSESDQHEHLWINTMISSAAQSMRRRHGMNKDAVFLNITYMTGMRGDGHPSRHREPETPSDAPEDCSHWCLPGVPDTWNQMMYGHLVSMGFDMRSIKR; encoded by the exons ATGCGTGCTAGAGATGTTCCAGTCCCCTCCGTTTTGCTCATCCTCTTGGCGCTCTCCGTCGTCGTCACGCAGGCGCCCTTCTTCCGGGCTCGGCGCCTGATTAGCGATGACGGCGGTGGCCGCGCTACGGCTTGCACCAAGGACGCCGCCTCCTGTGACTGCGATTACTCTGATGGGAAATGGGTGAGGAGCCGCTCCACTGATGCTATGCCATACGGGGAGGACTGCCCGTTCCTCGACCCCGGCTTCCGCTGCGTGCAAAATGGGCGGAATGACTCGTCCTTTCGACACTGGCGTTGGCAACCTCGCCGCGGCAGCTGCCACCTCCCTAA GTTCAATGCGACGGATATGCTGGAGAGGAGCCGGAACGGCCGGATCGTGTTCGTCGGTGACTCCATTGGCCGCAACCAGTGGGAGTCCATGTTGTGcatgctcgccgccgccgtgcctgccGGTTCGAGGATATACGAGCAGTTCGGTAAGCCCCTGAGCCGGCACAAAGGCTATCTATCCATGGTCTTTGCGGACTACAACCTCTCCGTGGAGTACTACCGTGCACCCATGCTTGTCATGGTTGATCGCCTCCCTCCGGCGAGCGATGGTGCCATCAAGAGGGCCATCCGGCTTGACGCACTACCGCGGCATGCCGCCCGCTGGGCTGGCGCTGACGTGCTCATCCTCAACACGGGCCACTGGTGGAACCTACACAAGACCATCAAATC TGGAAACTATTTCACGGTGGGCGATCGGTTCAACATGACAACGGACATTAAGGAAGCATTCCGACGGTCTCTCCAGACGGTGAAAGATTGGGCACTAACCAATCCACGACTCTCCAAGAGCAGCTACATCTTCTTTAGGAGCTATTCTCCATCGCACTACGACAACGGGACATGGGACACAGGTGGCTCTTGCGCGGACCAATGGGATCCGCTAACGATGATTACCAGTGAAAGTGACCAGCATGAGCACTTGTGGATCAACACAATGATCTCAAGTGCGGCACAGAGCATGAGGAGACGGCATGGAATGAACAAAGATGCGGTTTTCTTGAACATAACGTACATGACGGGCATGAGGGGGGACGGGCACCCGTCGAGGCACCGGGAGCCCGAGACGCCATCGGATGCCCCAGAGGATTGCAGCCACTGGTGCCTGCCGGGTGTGCCGGACACGTGGAACCAGATGATGTACGGGCACCTCGTGTCCATGGGATTCGACATGAGGTCAATTAAGAGATAG
- the LOC123179867 gene encoding zinc finger transcription factor YY1, producing MEYAAAGAGGYYYYPPAQQPQPPPQTLRRRPRPAARWVKQWIPQDLASPGSKCALFKWVREDVYKNLKENGGAGQEPEAQPRKVEPATEILFLCSYDNCGKTFVDVAALRKHAHVHGERQYVCQEPGCGKKFVDSSKLKRHHLTHTGQKDFVCPHPGCGKAFSLDFNLRAHLKTHAVENYHICPFPACGKRFTSDFKLKCHIKTHEKTGSPIAVQHTPPAEKPQSTIKPSIQATPKPSAPTPPSFSSERPYVCPYEGCGKAYIHGYKLNLHLKTQHPDHNQGDNGRSATPAAGYNYADGGDIAPNPKRSKTNQGHRAPPSNAYNVKVSSRMAVDTSGAKNQWPGKGMYDDDSEETEEDPGGNNIEDGWRYGNQNADYEETEEDED from the exons ATGGAGTACGCGGCGGCGGGCGCCGGGGGGTACTACTACTACCCGCCCGCGCAGCAGCCGCAGCCGCCCCCGCAgacgctccgccgccgcccgcgccccgccgcccgctggGTCAAGCAGTG GATCCCGCAGGATCTCGCCTCCCCCGGCTCCAAGTGCGCCCTCTTCAAGTGGGTCAGAG AGGACGTGTACAAGAATCTGAAGGAGAACGGCGGCGCGGGGCAGGAGCCCGAGGCGCAGCCACGCAAGGTCGAGCCGGCCACGGAGATCCTCTTCCTCTGCAGCTACGACAACTGCGGCAAGACCTTTGTCGACGTGGCTGCCTTGAGGAAGCATGCCCACGTGCACGGCGAGAGGCAGTATGTTTGCCAGGAGCCCGGCTGTGGGAAG AAATTTGTAGATAGCTCAAAGTTGAAGAGGCACCACCTTACTCACACCGGACAAAAGGATTTCGTTTGCCCACATCCAGGCTGTGGTAAG GCCTTCTCATTGGATTTTAACTTGCGTGCACACCTCAAAACACATGCTGTGGAAAATTATCATATATGCCCCTTCCCAGCATGTGGCAAAAGATTTACAAGCGACTTCAAATTAAAATGCCATATTAAGACACATGAAAAG ACTGGATCTCCTATTGCAGTGCAGCATACACCGCCAGCAGAAAAACCACAAAGCACCATAAAGCCTTCCATACAAGCAACCCCAAAGCCTTCTGCGCCCACACCACCAAGCTTTTCCAGTGAGCGCCCTTATGTCTGCCCCTACGAAGGCTGTGGGAAAGCCTACATCCACGGTTACAAACTCAACCTCCATCTCAAGACTCAGCACCCTGACCACAATCAAGGAGACAATGGTAGGTCCGCCACACCTGCAGCGGGGTATAACTATGCTGACGGCGGTGACATCGCGCCAAACCCGAAAAGGAGCAAGACAAACCAAGGGCACAGGGCCCCTCCATCTAACGCCTACAATGTCAAGGTTTCCAGCAGGATGGCTGTTGATACCAGTGGTGCAAAGAACCAGTGGCCAGGCAAGGGTATGTATGACGATGATAGTGAAGAGACCGAGGAAGACCCTGGTGGTAACAACATAGAAGATGGCTGGAGGTATGGTAACCAGAACGCCGATTATGAGGAaacagaagaagatgaagactag
- the LOC123179869 gene encoding V-type proton ATPase 16 kDa proteolipid subunit has translation MASTFSGDETAPFFGFLGAAAALVFSCMGAAYGTAKSGVGVASMGVMRPELVMKSIVPVVMAGVLGIYGLIIAVIISTGINPKAKPYFLFDGYAHLSSGLACGLAGLAAGMAIGIVGDAGVRANAQQPKLFVGMILILIFAEALALYGLIVGIILSSRAGQSRAD, from the exons ATGGCCTCCACCTTCAGCGGCGACGAGACCGCCCCCTTcttcggcttccttggcgccgccgcggccctcgtcttcTCCT GCATGGGGGCGGCGTACGGGACGGCGAAGAGCGGGGTGGGGGTGGCGTCGATGGGGGTGATGCGGCCGGAGCTGGTGATGAAGTCCATCGTGCCCGTGGTCATGGCGGGGGTGCTCGGGATCTACGGCctcatcatcgccgtcatcatctcCACCGGGATCAACCCCAAGGCCAAGCCCTACTTCCTCTTCGACGGCTACGCGCACCTCTCCTCCGGCCTCGCCTGCGGCCTcgcggggctcgccgccggcatgGCCATCGGCATCGTCGGCGACGCCGGCGTCAG GGCCAACGCGCAGCAGCCCAAGCTGTTCGTCGGAATGATCCTCATCCTTATCTTTGCCGAAGCCCTTGCCCTGTACGGCCTCATCGTCGGCATCATCCTCTCCTCGCGTGCCGGCCAATCCCGTGCCGACTAG